The genomic interval ATTCATAGTATATATCACCGTAATATCAAACACCATTACATGCACATCGGCACATAGCAAGGGCTAGCCCTAGCATAGCCTCATTCACGACATGCCACTGTTTACCGTGAATAATTTCGAATTCAACAAAATAAATTTCATTACGCTAGCTAAAAGTATCGTTCTGACCAATCGATCAACGATGTAACGTAAGGGAGAGATTTCCCCTAAATTACTGATCATACAATCGAAGCGACCACCATCAATATCTTAATTAAGGGCTAGAGTCTCTTCCAAATTAACTGGGGCTCACGTATGGTAGAAGCTAGGGCGACTGATCTCTTTGATGATTTTTCacatgcatgtgaggaagatGCTGGAAATTTGCGTGCGTAGACGTCTTAGGAAATTACTCAATGGCGGTAGCCCTTGGCCTAATGTTTCCTAGTTAGGCTAGCTAATCTCCATTGGTTGAGCTTGCTTGTTTTCTCGAACTTATTGTGAGTTTCAGGATAATCCGATATACTCATTGTGATAATGACTTTTCTTTTCACAAGATTAAGAAGAAACATTTGATgacttacaagttacaactcCCATATATAAGGAAGATACGTACACTGAATTATCTAAATTTATATCagacaaagaagaagatataaaTTATTGTAAGAATTCATGCTACGCGCGTACACATCGTTACTACAAAGAACTAATACATGAAATGAGTATACGAAACATCAAAACTCTGTGCAAGTCTTGTTATTTTCTCAAATGTAAAGATCAAaataggaagaaaaaaaaaagcttccATTGTGCCCGGAAACAAGTATCTTTGTGTCGGTACTGAGGAGACTGCGAACATCTTGAACTCTCAATAATGCCAGCCGCGAAGCTTTGGGAAGACGAAGAACCTCATCATTCCGTCTTTACAATGAGCACCACCATGCTCACCACAGGCAAAGTAGTAAGGCTGCCAGCTCTTGAGCACAAACTCGAAGCCGTTTCCGCCTCCTTGTGTCGGACTTCCGACCATCTTGGCGTGGCTTAAGTCGCAGTGTATGAAGCTCCAGAGGTTTGGTAGCAAGTATACGCTGTGAGGACCTGTGGAGTTGGTTGGTGGATCATACTTGAAAACTGCAAGCACCCAAAGCACGCATTCTCATGAGTAAATGATCATTTAAAAAACCAACAAGGTATTTGTTGAAATAAGAATTTTAGCAGTTTAGTAATCTTCGAACCAGAGTTATAAACTCAACTAGAGTGTCCTTGACGTAAAATGAGGCATTTTTCAGGGACCAATCTGCATAGTTGAAACCATAGTGCCAATTTTCTGAGCCACCAACAATGATCTTGTTGGGTCCTTCTGTCTTGTTGAGGTGATATGGACCATGATTAAAACCCCAGCCAGTGTAGTTCCGCTGCTGCCAATCCTTGTTGGCTGTGCTAACTGCCACCATTGAAGCAATTAGCAGCATTGCAAAAAGTGCTTGTGCGAACTTGGAACCCATACTTCGAAAAAGGAAGAAGGATTTCAGTAAGAAGGATATGACACTAGCTAAGAATGGGATGAATATAAGTCAGGTGTTGGCATGCATGCCTCTTATAGATTTAGGCAGCTGTTGAGTGTAGTGCAAAAGTACCAGATTGGCAACCCGTTTCTAAATTGGTGGCTGGCATGCATGAAAAACAAACATATTGTATTTATTCTAATGCTCCCTAGCTAGTAAGCCCGAATATAAACTAATTATGTAGGTGTAGTCTTCCACTCGAGTCCCTTTCTTCTTCCCTCTCTACCTTAAAACTATGACCGTCATTAGTGAAGGAAACACACAATGGATTGGTAACAGAACATAAACTTCAGCCGGAAAGAGGCTAGGTTCAAGTTCAgccaaatatatgtatatataaaagaCTAACCCTAGTTTATAAGTCAAAGCATTGCAAGTTTGCAATTGGGGAAACCGAGTAACAATTAACGCACCTCTCGCTTGAAGAAAAATGTACGTACGTATGACAGGGTGGTGACATTGGACCAAGGTCATAGTATAATCTAGCATTGCAAACTAGAAGTTGAATTGGGGAAAAATATACAAGAGTTAGCCCAGTTGCATGCAATTACCTTCACACAAAATCAGCGATAAAGTCCTTTATACATTATATGTTCCACTGTAAAAGAGGTCGATCAAATTGAGCTTAACAAAAAATGAGCAGTTGCCTACAGTAATCATGATACCGTATGAAGGTCCAAGTGTTATAAGACTGAAATAAGGAATTCTTCTAATTAAGAATCCATCAAATATTCTACAGCATGCGCCCATCCTCTATTGTTATCATCACACGTACAGATCGAATCAAAGGAATCAGGTTtccatacatacatatatagttcGTACTACTGTCCATCTATACGTAGGAGTCTCTGCATGTACGGACCATGCATGTTACCTAGATTTTCGGGGTTATAGGCAGAACAAAAGATGTGACTCCTTATCTTCTAATGTAGTCACgaattatttctttttctgcGAATGCAAGATAGTTTGTGAATTAAAAAAAGTTTACAAATTGAAATTTGCAAATAAGACTTACTCATAAGTTGAATtcaataattttgttttgaacaaaaaagaaaagaaactacaAACGAGTCCCTCAATGTTAAAGGATAATAAATCAAGATGAATAGTTAAATTTAAATTGTTCTTTGTCTATTGTCCAATTCCCAAATATGCTGGAAactaaaaagaacaaaaaatctTTCATGAAGGAGCAAATGATAAACAATTATAAtaagataaaaataattataaatatagttgACAAAATAACAAGATATAAAGTATGACTGTATAAAACTGAGAAGAATTACCTACAACTCGCAGAGTCACAACCGCAAAGGAAAATTTAGAAAACATATAATTCTCTAATTCACTtgaactttatatatatatatatataatataattttaactaaaaaatatatatggctTATTTTTTTTAGGGCCTACCTAGGTTAGGGGCTCTAAGCGGCCGCCTAGGCCTTGCCCCAGGGCAAACCCTGCCTAGATCATGCTAATTAATTCGTAAACAATTAAACATCGATCAAAAATACGATCTAGATTCTCCATACATTATTTCCTTTTCCGATTTGGATTAAGAAAATCTTTCCTTTATGTATTGAAAAGATTACTCCTAATTCTACTAAACCTCCTATTGTATTTTGGAAAGGGGAAAAAagtcatatatatagaggccctTACTCGTGTTATTCTCATCAATTCAACAAGTTCCGGTGTATAGTTCTAGTCAATATTCGTAGAACAAAGATGAGTCGCTCAAACTATTCGCAAGGGTATGACAGTTCTTCAAACAATTCACAAGGGTATGGAGCTGCGAATGCTAAGAACTCAAAACCTTCAACAACCCCAAAAGACAAAGGATCCAAACTACCTCCACCAGAGAAAGTTCCTTGCCCTGCAGCTCCAAAGCGTCCTCCTCAGAAAAGTGGGAATCCAAATTATTCCAAAAACGCACTCAATCTAAACACAATTTGGTGATAGACCGTTGATCGAGAGCGAAGTTGTTCAAGTAATTTAAAAGTCTAAGAAAAGTAATTCActaattttcttgtttatcGTGTTATGTTTATGTACTCTTTTTACCATTATTTGATGTAAGATTGGCAAGAAAAATTCATGCTATAGAAAATGTctcttttgtttatttatctgttgtttaatttttatgtACTTTTACGATAATCTTGTTCTGTTGTTGAGTCTTTTAGTATCTTCGAGCTCGTACTTGTGCCTTCAAGTTAATTAAGAATTGTCCCAAAAAACGACCTGCATTTTGAAGATTACATGGTCGCCATGCCCAGAACGCAATAGCTACCCTAGATATAAACCAATGCTCCCTATGCTGGAGTTTTACACTTTTACCATTGGCGCGCGTCGATTGATATAGTCGTACGTATGAAGAATGCACAATAGTACGTGCTGCTAAACTCCACCAACTTATTTTGGACTCGAGGCTTTTGAGTtactttcaatttctttaattattcTACTAGTATAATCAAATTACTAAACATGTAGAAACACGCATAAATTAACTGATGAATACATGGAGACGCACTTAATTATTAGTAAACTTGCAACTAAAATGAATGATTATACAGGAAATGTTGTGTATCAACTATAAAGCCAGTACGTTGTACGTACAATATGAAAAAACTTAATGCAAAGTTTTGTTATTTGCTCAAAGGCATATTTATCTAATACTAAAAAACCATCTCCAGAAACGAAGTCAAGGCATTctcatctcaaactctcaaTAATGCCAGCCGCGAAGCTTTGGGAAGACGAAGAACCTCATCATTCCATCTTTACAATGAGCGCCACCGTGCTCACCGCAAGCGAAGTAGTAAGGCTGCCAGCTCTTGAGCACAAATTCAAAACCATTTCCGCCTCCTTGTGTCGGACTTCCGATCATCTTGGCCTGGCTTAAGTCGCAGTGTATGAAGCTCCAGAGGTTTGGTAGCAAGTACACGCTGTGAGGACCTGTGGAGTTGGTTGGTGGATCATACTTGAAAACTGCAACCACCAAAAGAACCAGACGTCATTAGTTTATAGGACCGTACG from Argentina anserina chromosome 2, drPotAnse1.1, whole genome shotgun sequence carries:
- the LOC126783818 gene encoding uncharacterized protein LOC126783818: MGSKFAQALFAMLLIASMVAVSTANKDWQQRNYTGWGFNHGPYHLNKTEGPNKIIVGGSENWHYVFKYDPPTNSTGPHSVYLLPNLWSFIHCDLSHAKMVGSPTQGGGNGFEFVLKSWQPYYFACGEHGGAHCKDGMMRFFVFPKLRGWHY
- the LOC126784440 gene encoding uncharacterized protein LOC126784440, with amino-acid sequence MGSKLAQTLFAMLLIIASMMAASTANKDWQQRNYTGWGFNHGPYHLNKTEGPNKIIVGGSEKWHYGFNYADWSLKNASFYVKDTLVFKYDPPTNSTGPHSVYLLPNLWSFIHCDLSQAKMIGSPTQGGGNGFEFVLKSWQPYYFACGEHGGAHCKDGMMRFFVFPKLRGWHY